In a single window of the Mauremys reevesii isolate NIE-2019 linkage group 3, ASM1616193v1, whole genome shotgun sequence genome:
- the LOC120402219 gene encoding WD repeat and coiled-coil-containing protein-like, with amino-acid sequence MDLGKGKLLRTGLNALYQAIHPVHGIAWTDGKQVILTALHLHNGEPKFGDSSVIGQFEHVHGLYWGPYATDTTTLLAVQHKKHITIWQLNYNISQKNKLLVSQICETGEPFPVLPQGCVWHPKKEILAVLTTRDASVLHSVRRNNSRIKADIKGSGLIHCACWTKEGNRLVVAIGSALHSYIWDDAQKTLNACVFCPVFDVGGYICAVEATLDSQVAVATELPLDKICGLNSGIAFEVPAGGETNSFPSPSTIICGDEEFSIDVGGKSLDSEKSVPIVSVPSPSSAPVDLTHILSSKQRLSSSPLIHLRHKDYLTGSGQDSSHLILVTFERKVTTTRKVSIPGILVPDIMAFDHKTHNVSVASNTCNIILVYSLTSSHLPNIQQIQLEKSERPKGLCFLTDKLLLILVGRQKFTDPAFLPSSRSDKYVIRLMIKEIIFEEGSSASAGTSGNSSLNAFLNIPVKKEPPEILYTEVHPLSSGLLIPGHGIIQSPSSRRKLIEEIKSPTYEQHLLSSVRDVEERKISMDFPPALETLDVEPINRSLALHGLRTPTAFPNRPASPKGQADVVPEISNSPKNNILLDEKEASYLSKNIEKLCGNFTEVQHHLSELTELLKSRKKFLPAYPSSQEPSFINITYQKQLSGSGVDERRAVILCDGKLRLSIVQQIFSLSLVEMQHGSTWIVLTTDSEGFVPLTFGSMQEITIRDASSKGYSTHSSKTLDIISSTEGYRPISSESLDITSSLEVLREHSSKSLDTSSSSEQSTSKT; translated from the exons ATGGACCTGGGAAAAGGAAAACTTCTGAGAACTGGCCTTAATGCTTTGTATCAGGCAATCCACCCTGTGCATGGTATTGCCTGGACGGATGGGAAGCAAGTGATACTGACTGCTTTACACCTTCACAATGGAGAACCAAAGTTTGGTGACTCGAGTGTTATTGGTCAGTTTGAACATGTTCATGGACTTTACTGGGGCCCATATGCTACAGATACCACGACTCTGCTTGCTGTTCAGCATAAAAAGCACATCACTATTTGGCAGCTGAACTATAACATCTCACAAAAGAATAAACTCTTAGTTTCTCAGATTTGTGAAACTGGTGAGCCATTTCCAGTGCTTCCCCAGGGATGTGTGTGGCATccaaagaaagagatcttggctgtGCTTACTACACGGGATGCCTCAGTCTTACACTCAGTTCGTCGCAACAACTCCAGAATTAAAGCTGATATAAAAGGTAGTGGTCTCATCCACTGCGCTTGTTGGACTAAGGAAGGCAATCGCTTAGTAGTTGCTATAGGCAGTGCCCTTCATTCCTATATATGGGATGATGCTCAGAAAACTTTAAATGCTTGTGTGTTTTGCCCCGTATTTGATGTGGGAGGCTACATCTGTGCTGTAGAAGCTACTTTGGATTCCCAAGTTGCTGTTGCTACTGAGCTTCCGTTAGATAAGATCTGTGGCTTAAATTCAGGTATTGCATTTGAAGTCCCAGCTGGTGGTGAAACAAATTCTTTTCCTTCACCGTCTACCATAATATGTGGTGATGAAGAGTTCTCCATAGATGTGGGGGGGAAATCACTAGACTCAGAAAAATCTGTGCCCATTGTTTCAGTACCATCTCCTTCATCAGCTCCTGTGGATCTAACCCATATCCTTTCTAGCAAACAAAGACTTAGTTCCAGTCCTCTTATCCATCTCAGGCACAAGGACTACCTAACAGGAAGCGGCCAGGACTCTTCACACCTGATCTTGGTGACTTTTGAAAGAAAGGTTACCACTACCAGAAAAGTCAGCATCCCAGGCATTCTGGTCCCCGACATAATGGCTTTTGATCATAAAACTCATAATGTGTCAGTAGCCTCCAATACTTGTAACATTATTTTGGTCTATTCTTTGACTTCATCCCATTTACCCAATATTCAACAAATTCAGCTTGAGAAAAGTGAAAGACCAAAGGGCTTATGCTTCCTGACCGATAAATTGTTATTGATTTTAGTTGGAAGGCAGAAATTCACTGACCCTGCATTTCTGCCATCTTCAAGGTCAGACAAGTATGTCATCCGTTTGATGATCAAAGAAATAATATTTGAAGAGGGTTCTTCAGCATCTGCAGGAACTAGTGGTAACTCCAGTTTGAATGCCTTTTTGAACATACCTGTGAAAAAAGAGCCACCAGAAATTCTCTATACAGAAGTTCATCCTCTAAGCAGCGGACTCCTGATACCAGGTCATGGTATTATTCAATCTCCTAGTAGCAGAAGAAAACTTATTGAAGAAATTAAAAGCCCTACTTATGAGCAACACCTGTTGTCAAGTGTGAGAGACGTTGAAGAAAGAAAGATTTCCATGGATTTTCCTCCAGCTCTGGAAACTTTGGACGTTGAACCAATTAATCGATCATTGGCCCTGCATGGGCTTAGAACACCTACTGCATTTCCTAACAGACCAGCATCGCCAAAAGGGCAGGCGGATGTAGTTCCAGAAATTTCAAATTCTCCTAAAAATAACATTCTGCTAGATGAAAAAGAAGCAAGTTATTTATCTAAGAACATAGAAAAATTATGTGGCAATTTTACAGAAGTACAGCATCACCTTTCTGAGCTAACAGAACTTCTAAAATCCAGGAAAAAATTTCTTCCAGCATACCCATCTTCTCAGGAGCCCTCTTTTATTAACATCACTTATCAG AAGCAGCTTTCTGGAAGTGGGGTAGATGAAAGGCGAGCTGTTATTCTGTGTGATGGTAAACTCCGTCTAAGTATAGTTCAGCAgattttcagtctctctcttgtTGAAATGCAACATG GTTCAACCTGGATTGTTCTCACAACTGACAGTGAAGGCTTTGTTCCATTAACATTCGGATCCATGCAGGAGATAACCATAAGAGATGCCAGTTCAAAAGGCTATAGCACCCATTCTTCCAAAACTTTGGATATCATCAGTTCTACGGAAGGGTATAGACCCATTTCTTCAGAAAGTCTGGATATCACTAGTTCTTTGGAAGTCTTAAGAGAACATTCTTCTAAAAGTCTAGACACCAGCAGCTCTTCAGAACAGTCAACCAGTAAAACGTAA